The Leifsonia williamsii genome includes a region encoding these proteins:
- a CDS encoding DUF4129 domain-containing protein — MLGAALTGAARLDVPVDPSGPEAQDWIRQELAKPEYQAAKPTWFDQASKAVQDWIGSLLNGPTGDAGPVLLAVVVLIVLGLIVAAFLIFGRPRINRRASERRALFGADDLRTADELRRSAATAAQAQDWVLAIEEQFRAIAVALDERTLVTVTPGTTATDFAQRAAIVAPAEREGLREAARAFDDVRYLDRPGTEAGYQQLVALDQRLQQVRPAPVAVVS, encoded by the coding sequence GTGCTCGGCGCGGCGCTGACGGGCGCGGCACGTCTCGACGTCCCGGTCGACCCGTCCGGGCCGGAGGCGCAGGACTGGATCCGGCAGGAGCTCGCCAAGCCCGAGTACCAGGCGGCCAAGCCGACCTGGTTCGACCAGGCGTCGAAAGCCGTGCAGGACTGGATCGGGTCGCTGCTCAACGGACCGACGGGAGACGCCGGTCCCGTCCTGCTGGCCGTGGTCGTCCTGATCGTGCTCGGGCTCATCGTGGCCGCGTTCCTCATCTTCGGTCGTCCGCGGATCAACCGGCGGGCGAGCGAGCGCCGGGCGCTGTTCGGCGCCGACGACCTCCGCACCGCCGACGAGCTGCGCCGCTCCGCCGCGACGGCGGCCCAGGCGCAGGACTGGGTGCTCGCGATCGAGGAGCAGTTCCGGGCCATCGCGGTCGCCCTCGACGAGCGCACGCTCGTGACCGTGACGCCCGGCACGACAGCCACCGACTTCGCGCAGCGCGCCGCCATCGTCGCGCCCGCCGAGCGAGAGGGTCTGCGGGAGGCCGCGCGCGCCTTCGACGACGTCCGGTACCTCGACCGCCCGGGGACAGAGGCCGGATACCAGCAGCTCGTCGCGCTGGATCAGCGGCTGCAGCAGGTACGACCGGCTCCGGTGGCGGTGGTGTCGTGA
- the mtrA gene encoding MtrAB system response regulator MtrA → MTSRILVVDDDTALAEMIGIVLRTEGFDPVFCEDGAQAVDIFRTAKPDLVLLDLMLPGLDGIEVCSRIRAESGTPIIMLTAKSDTADVVKGLESGADDYMVKPFNPKELVARIRTRLRPAPAQPPAEQLRVGDLVVDVAAHEVRRGETRIALTPLEFDLLLALASKPQQVFTREMLLEQVWGYHYKADTRLVNVHVQRLRAKVEQDPDNPKIVMTVRGVGYRAGAAT, encoded by the coding sequence ATGACTAGCCGCATCCTGGTGGTCGACGACGACACCGCACTCGCCGAGATGATCGGCATCGTGCTGCGCACCGAGGGCTTCGACCCGGTGTTCTGCGAGGACGGCGCGCAGGCGGTCGACATCTTCCGCACGGCCAAGCCGGACCTCGTCCTGCTCGACCTCATGCTCCCCGGCCTCGACGGCATCGAGGTGTGCAGCCGCATCCGTGCCGAGTCCGGCACCCCGATCATCATGCTGACCGCGAAGTCCGACACGGCCGACGTCGTGAAGGGTCTCGAGTCCGGCGCCGACGACTACATGGTGAAGCCGTTCAACCCGAAGGAGCTGGTGGCGCGCATCCGCACCCGGCTGCGCCCCGCTCCGGCCCAGCCTCCCGCGGAGCAGCTCCGCGTCGGCGACCTCGTCGTCGACGTGGCCGCGCACGAGGTCCGCCGCGGCGAGACCCGCATCGCGCTCACGCCGCTGGAGTTCGACCTCCTGCTCGCGCTCGCCTCCAAGCCGCAGCAGGTGTTCACCCGCGAGATGCTGCTGGAGCAGGTATGGGGCTACCACTACAAGGCCGACACCCGGCTCGTCAACGTGCACGTCCAGCGCCTGCGCGCCAAGGTCGAGCAGGACCCGGACAACCCGAAGATCGTCATGACCGTGCGCGGGGTCGGCTACCGCGCCGGCGCGGCGACCTGA
- the mtrB gene encoding MtrAB system histidine kinase MtrB: protein MRFRWPDREWWRQAPSRMARLWRRSLQLRTITITLALTGVAILVTGVYMALSISNDLYQSRLDEALRDSSRATTSAQSTLNASDVSSADSGKNLLNTALQSVQASTSSRLVAAYRVPGQDTTILAPPDRGSPALNPVISDALREQVQNGGNKQFYQSVALPAGGDATDPGIVVGTQLILPSYGRYELYVGYNLRDSENTLLFVQSTLLLAGLALILLIGAITWVIVRFVVEPIRVAAQTSERLAAGDLAVRIPEKGEDVFASLARSFNGMADSLQSQINQLATLSQLQQRFVSDVSHELRTPLTTIRLAGDVIYDQRSSFPPATERTAELLHTQIERFDRLLSDLLEISRYDAGSVVLDPEPTNLVRLAEDVIDELRPVAEQNGCELRLDAPGGYFDVGMDPRRIRRIVRNLVGNAIEHGEGAPVVVTVDSNETAVALAVRDYGIGMSAQDVNHVFDRFWRADPSRKRTLGGTGLGLAISLEDATLHSGWLQVWSAPGQGSCFRLTLPRVTGREITSSPLPLPPADAGDPAPHSSETEARA, encoded by the coding sequence ATGCGCTTCCGCTGGCCCGACCGGGAGTGGTGGCGGCAGGCGCCGTCCCGGATGGCGCGCCTGTGGCGGCGCTCGCTGCAGCTGCGGACGATCACGATCACGCTCGCGCTGACCGGTGTCGCGATCCTGGTGACCGGCGTCTACATGGCGCTCAGCATCAGCAACGACCTGTACCAGTCGCGGCTGGATGAGGCGCTGCGCGACTCGAGCCGGGCGACGACCTCGGCCCAGTCGACGCTGAACGCCTCGGACGTGTCGTCGGCGGACAGCGGCAAGAACCTCCTGAACACCGCGCTGCAGTCGGTGCAGGCGTCGACCTCCAGCCGCCTCGTCGCCGCGTACCGCGTGCCGGGGCAGGACACCACGATCCTCGCGCCGCCGGACCGCGGCAGCCCCGCGCTCAACCCGGTCATCTCGGACGCCCTGCGCGAGCAGGTGCAGAACGGCGGGAACAAGCAGTTCTATCAGTCTGTCGCGCTGCCGGCCGGGGGTGACGCCACCGATCCCGGCATCGTGGTCGGGACCCAGCTGATCCTGCCGTCGTACGGCCGCTACGAGCTCTACGTCGGCTACAACCTGCGCGACTCCGAGAACACGTTGCTCTTCGTGCAGAGCACACTGCTGCTGGCGGGGCTCGCACTGATCCTCCTGATCGGCGCCATCACCTGGGTGATCGTGCGGTTCGTTGTGGAGCCGATCCGGGTGGCCGCGCAGACCAGCGAGCGGCTGGCCGCCGGCGACCTCGCGGTGCGCATCCCGGAGAAGGGGGAGGATGTGTTCGCCTCGCTCGCCCGCTCGTTCAACGGGATGGCCGACAGCCTCCAGAGCCAGATCAACCAGCTCGCGACCCTGTCGCAACTCCAGCAGCGATTCGTCTCGGACGTCTCGCACGAGCTGCGGACGCCGCTCACCACGATCCGGCTCGCCGGCGACGTCATCTACGACCAGCGGTCGTCGTTCCCGCCCGCCACCGAGCGCACCGCCGAGCTGCTGCACACGCAGATCGAGCGCTTCGACCGCCTCCTCTCCGACCTGCTCGAGATCAGCAGGTACGACGCCGGCTCTGTGGTCCTCGACCCCGAACCGACCAACCTCGTGCGGCTCGCCGAGGACGTCATCGACGAGCTGCGCCCCGTCGCCGAGCAGAACGGCTGCGAGCTGCGCCTCGACGCCCCCGGCGGCTACTTCGACGTCGGGATGGACCCCCGCCGCATCCGCCGCATCGTGCGCAACCTCGTCGGCAACGCGATCGAGCACGGCGAGGGCGCGCCCGTCGTCGTCACGGTCGACAGCAACGAGACGGCCGTGGCGCTCGCCGTGCGCGACTACGGCATCGGGATGAGCGCACAGGACGTCAACCACGTCTTCGACCGGTTCTGGCGCGCCGACCCGTCGCGCAAGCGCACCCTCGGCGGCACCGGGCTGGGGCTCGCCATCTCGCTCGAGGACGCGACCCTCCACTCGGGCTGGCTGCAGGTCTGGTCGGCGCCGGGCCAGGGCTCGTGCTTCCGGCTGACGCTGCCGCGCGTCACCGGGCGCGAGATCACCTCGTCGCCGCTGCCGCTGCCCCCGGCCGATGCGGGGGATCCGGCTCCGCACTCCAGCGAGACGGAGGCGCGCGCATGA
- a CDS encoding GerMN domain-containing protein: MTRRTAQGRSRGRVALAALTSVLLLALAACASIPDSGPVRQGGPVAEVNDQLDLDFNPSPPEKGATPQRIVQGFIDAASSPKNNFAIAREYLTTPTAASWNPDESVTVDDGRNRTFDHTGNQWSVDVTPVANVDAVGAYHPVSSTSPVGLRYELAKEDGEWRIAVAPDGVVIDDPTFRAVYAQQTLYFYSPDFTYLVPDARWFPARVATAATRVASAVLAGPVKWLTGAVTSAFPKGTELAVPSVTTTGGVARVDLSAEAAQADSLQLQRMQLQLERSLGTLAPSVQLSIEGNQEQISPPSGNDVPIQSPSVDSHAIVYRGDEFGLVSGSGVSPLSGLSDKVVALQPTAVALTPSRDQAAVLSRGAAYLVRRSGDPVRVDARAGLVAPAIDTEGFVWTVPSTTPGALQVAGANGEPHAVKTDWGGATGIQAVAVSRDGTRLVALLTTPSGPSLVAAGIVRGSGGLPTQLTEPVELAVGAGTPRSVAWTGELTVAVLSTTSGDATSILEQTIGGAQTATTGPGGGRTIVGAGGLSRYLVLTAEGSLQAPTGTGWQQQADKVGAVAVQLGQP, encoded by the coding sequence ATGACACGCAGAACCGCCCAGGGCCGGTCCCGCGGCCGGGTCGCGCTCGCCGCGCTGACCTCCGTGCTGCTGCTGGCGCTCGCCGCGTGCGCGAGCATCCCCGACTCCGGGCCCGTGCGGCAGGGCGGTCCTGTCGCCGAGGTGAACGACCAGCTCGATCTCGACTTCAACCCGTCTCCGCCGGAGAAGGGGGCGACGCCGCAGCGCATCGTGCAGGGCTTCATCGATGCCGCCTCCAGCCCGAAGAACAACTTCGCGATCGCCCGCGAGTACCTGACAACGCCGACCGCTGCCTCCTGGAACCCGGACGAGTCGGTCACCGTCGACGACGGCCGCAACCGCACCTTCGACCACACCGGCAACCAGTGGAGCGTGGACGTCACCCCGGTCGCCAACGTCGACGCGGTCGGCGCCTACCACCCGGTCAGCAGCACGAGCCCGGTCGGGCTGCGCTACGAGCTGGCCAAGGAGGACGGGGAGTGGCGCATCGCGGTCGCCCCGGACGGCGTCGTGATCGACGACCCGACCTTCCGAGCGGTGTACGCGCAGCAGACCCTGTACTTCTACAGCCCCGACTTCACCTACCTGGTGCCCGACGCGCGCTGGTTCCCCGCGAGGGTGGCGACCGCGGCCACGCGGGTGGCGAGCGCGGTCCTGGCCGGCCCGGTGAAGTGGCTGACGGGAGCGGTGACCTCCGCCTTCCCCAAGGGCACCGAGCTCGCCGTGCCCTCGGTCACCACGACCGGCGGCGTCGCGCGCGTCGATCTGAGCGCGGAGGCGGCGCAGGCCGACAGCCTCCAGCTCCAGCGGATGCAGCTGCAGCTCGAACGCAGCCTCGGCACCCTCGCGCCCAGCGTGCAGCTCTCCATCGAGGGCAATCAGGAGCAGATCTCGCCGCCGAGCGGCAACGACGTGCCGATCCAGAGCCCCTCGGTCGACTCGCACGCGATCGTGTACCGCGGCGACGAGTTCGGCCTGGTGAGCGGCTCGGGCGTCTCACCGCTCTCGGGGCTGAGCGACAAGGTGGTGGCGCTGCAGCCGACGGCGGTCGCGCTGACCCCGTCGCGGGATCAGGCCGCCGTGCTCTCCCGCGGCGCGGCGTATCTGGTGCGACGCAGCGGCGACCCGGTGCGGGTGGATGCCAGGGCGGGCCTCGTCGCGCCGGCCATCGACACCGAGGGTTTCGTGTGGACGGTGCCGTCCACGACGCCCGGCGCGCTGCAGGTGGCGGGGGCGAACGGCGAGCCGCACGCGGTCAAGACGGACTGGGGAGGCGCGACCGGCATTCAGGCGGTCGCCGTCTCGCGCGACGGCACGCGGCTGGTCGCGCTGCTGACGACGCCGTCGGGGCCGAGCCTCGTCGCGGCGGGGATCGTCCGCGGCTCCGGCGGCCTGCCGACCCAGCTGACCGAGCCGGTGGAGCTGGCGGTCGGAGCCGGCACGCCGCGGTCCGTCGCGTGGACGGGGGAGCTGACGGTCGCCGTGCTGAGCACGACCAGCGGCGATGCGACCAGCATCCTCGAGCAGACCATCGGCGGCGCTCAGACGGCGACGACGGGCCCGGGAGGTGGACGCACCATCGTCGGCGCCGGCGGGCTCTCGCGGTACCTCGTCCTCACGGCGGAGGGGTCGCTCCAGGCCCCGACGGGCACGGGATGGCAGCAGCAGGCGGACAAGGTCGGAGCGGTGGCGGTGCAGCTCGGGCAGCCGTGA
- a CDS encoding ComF family protein — translation MTTTTASHPSFRSLARESALDAAAILLPIRCAGCGAPDRRVCPSCTRALAPRPERASVAGLPVWAGLDYDGVARRVLLAYKDGGRADLAAALASPLRAAVAAAQREYGEPSRESALLPVLIPSTRAARRRRGFHPTGSVLARAHILVPPLWGALRLTRQTADQARLGAAGRAANRTGSLAASARLRGRSCLIVDDIVTSGSTVAEAARAIQAVGGRIAGVAAIARTPRRGTAMAGATPGELGANPVVPAVP, via the coding sequence ATGACGACGACCACTGCATCCCACCCGTCCTTCCGCTCGCTGGCGCGTGAGTCCGCGCTCGACGCCGCCGCGATCCTGCTGCCGATCCGCTGCGCCGGGTGCGGCGCGCCCGATCGGCGGGTGTGCCCCTCCTGCACGAGGGCGCTCGCACCGCGCCCGGAACGCGCGAGCGTCGCCGGGCTGCCCGTCTGGGCGGGGCTCGACTACGACGGCGTCGCCAGGAGGGTGCTGCTGGCGTACAAGGACGGCGGCCGCGCCGACCTCGCCGCGGCGCTCGCGTCGCCGTTGAGGGCCGCCGTGGCGGCTGCGCAGCGCGAATACGGCGAACCGTCGCGGGAGTCCGCGCTGCTTCCCGTGCTGATCCCGTCGACAAGGGCCGCACGTCGAAGGCGGGGGTTCCATCCGACCGGGTCGGTGCTCGCCAGGGCGCACATCCTGGTGCCGCCGCTCTGGGGTGCCCTCCGGCTGACGCGGCAGACCGCGGACCAGGCGAGGCTCGGAGCAGCGGGGCGTGCCGCGAACCGCACGGGCAGTCTGGCCGCCTCCGCACGGCTCCGCGGGCGCTCCTGCCTGATCGTCGACGACATCGTCACCTCGGGGTCGACGGTGGCGGAGGCTGCCCGGGCGATCCAGGCCGTCGGAGGCCGTATTGCGGGTGTCGCGGCCATCGCGCGGACGCCACGCCGGGGCACAGCGATGGCAGGGGCGACGCCCGGCGAGCTCGGGGCGAATCCCGTGGTTCCTGCGGTTCCCTAA
- the hpf gene encoding ribosome hibernation-promoting factor, HPF/YfiA family — MDINIIGRNLGITDRFREYATEKSDKVAHLAERALTFEIKVSRHNEKLGTQNGDDRVELTLVGPRATVRSEATGTDKYAAFDIALGKLLERVRRAKDRRKVHRGQHRPTSLREASTDGFSAVGLEAAPVAVLDQVRTGSVPVVTGESSGAEGDAETEEEYCPVVIRRKVFASTPMTVDDALYYMELVGHDFYLFVDSENQRPSVVYRRKGWDYGVIALDDDAEELQEEVTENRKLG, encoded by the coding sequence ATGGACATCAACATCATCGGACGCAACCTGGGAATCACTGATCGCTTCCGCGAATACGCGACCGAGAAATCGGACAAGGTCGCGCATCTGGCAGAGCGGGCCCTCACCTTCGAGATCAAGGTCAGCCGCCACAACGAGAAGCTCGGTACCCAGAACGGCGACGACCGCGTGGAGCTCACCCTCGTCGGACCTCGGGCCACAGTGCGGTCGGAGGCGACGGGGACCGACAAGTACGCGGCGTTCGACATCGCGCTCGGGAAGCTGCTCGAACGGGTCCGTCGCGCCAAGGATCGGCGCAAGGTCCATCGCGGGCAGCACCGTCCGACCTCGCTCCGCGAGGCCAGCACGGACGGCTTCAGCGCTGTCGGCCTGGAGGCCGCCCCCGTGGCGGTGCTCGATCAGGTGCGCACCGGTAGCGTCCCGGTGGTGACGGGGGAGTCCTCGGGTGCCGAGGGCGACGCGGAGACCGAGGAGGAGTACTGCCCGGTGGTGATCCGCCGCAAGGTGTTCGCCTCCACCCCGATGACGGTCGACGACGCCCTCTATTACATGGAGCTGGTCGGTCACGACTTCTACCTGTTCGTCGACTCCGAGAACCAGCGCCCGAGCGTCGTCTACCGGCGCAAGGGCTGGGACTACGGCGTGATCGCGCTCGACGACGACGCCGAGGAGCTGCAGGAGGAGGTCACCGAGAACCGCAAGCTCGGCTGA
- the secA gene encoding preprotein translocase subunit SecA: MASILEKVLRVGEGRTLRRLEAYAKAVNALEDDFAALTDDELMHETVELRERYSNGESLDDLLPEAFAAVREASKRTLGMRHFDVQIMGGAALHLGNIAEMKTGEGKTLVATTAAYLNAITSRGVHIVTVNDYLASYQSELMGRVFRALGMTTGVILAGQTPEERREQYAADITYGTNNEFGFDYLRDNMAWQASDMVQRGHYFAIVDEVDSILIDEARTPLIISGPSSGEANRWFTEFASLAKRLTPEVDFEVDEKKRTVGVLEPGIEKVEDYLGIDNLYESANTPLISFLNNAIKANALFKRDKDYVVMNGEVLIVDEHTGRILVGRRYNEGIHQAIEAKEGVEVKAENQTLATVTLQNYFRLYKKLSGMTGTAETEAAEFMSTYKLGVVPIPTNKPMQRKDQPDLVYKNEEAKFAQVVEDIAERHEKGQPVLVGTTSVEKSEYLSRLLAKKGVRHEVLNAKNHAREAAIVAQAGRLGAVTVATNMAGRGTDIMLGGNAEFIAVAEMNARGLSPVETPEEYEAQWDEVFDAVKAEVATEAEKVIEAGGLYVLGTERHESRRIDNQLRGRSGRQGDPGESRFYLSLTDDLMRLFNAGAAESLMGRTSVPDDMAIESKVVSRAIRSAQSQVEARNAEIRKNVLKYDDVLNRQREAIYSDRRHILEGDDLHERVQTFLTNVIDDILDQHTGEGSGDDWDFDALWAELKTLYPVGVTIDEVIAEAGNKGRINRDFMRREILSDAKLAYQRREESLGAPAMRELERRVVLSVIDRRWRDHLYEMDYLKDGIGLRAMAQRDPLVEYQREGYAMFQQMMGAIREETVGFLFNLEVEVNQAPGEVESPAVAAKGLSRGESAEARLSYSAPGEGGGVEVRNQRGQIEQAATARAQRAQRQAAQAPAEPPAQAATQRGAFGQRVPAAGTEAEAEAPANRAERRAQAKKR; the protein is encoded by the coding sequence GTGGCCTCAATTCTCGAAAAGGTTCTGCGCGTCGGCGAGGGTCGCACCCTCCGTCGGCTCGAGGCGTATGCCAAGGCGGTCAACGCGCTGGAAGACGACTTCGCCGCGCTGACCGACGACGAGCTCATGCACGAGACCGTCGAGCTGCGCGAGCGCTACAGCAACGGCGAGTCGCTCGACGACCTCCTGCCGGAGGCGTTCGCCGCGGTGCGCGAGGCGTCCAAGCGGACCCTCGGCATGCGGCACTTCGACGTGCAGATCATGGGCGGCGCGGCCCTCCACCTCGGCAACATCGCCGAGATGAAGACCGGTGAGGGCAAGACCCTCGTCGCGACCACGGCCGCCTACCTCAACGCCATCACCAGCCGCGGCGTGCACATCGTCACGGTCAACGACTATCTGGCCAGCTACCAGTCGGAGCTGATGGGCCGCGTGTTCCGCGCCCTCGGCATGACCACCGGCGTCATCCTGGCCGGCCAGACGCCGGAGGAGCGGCGCGAGCAGTACGCCGCCGACATCACCTACGGCACGAACAACGAGTTCGGCTTCGACTACCTCCGCGACAACATGGCGTGGCAGGCGAGCGACATGGTCCAACGCGGCCACTACTTCGCCATCGTCGACGAGGTCGACTCGATCCTCATCGACGAGGCGCGGACGCCGCTCATCATCTCCGGCCCGTCCTCCGGCGAGGCGAACCGCTGGTTCACCGAGTTCGCGTCGCTCGCCAAGCGGCTGACGCCCGAGGTCGACTTCGAGGTCGACGAGAAGAAGCGCACCGTCGGCGTGCTCGAGCCGGGCATCGAGAAGGTCGAGGACTACCTCGGCATCGACAACCTCTACGAGTCGGCCAACACCCCGCTGATCTCGTTCCTCAACAACGCGATCAAGGCGAACGCCCTGTTCAAGCGCGACAAGGACTACGTCGTCATGAACGGCGAGGTGCTGATCGTCGACGAGCACACGGGCCGCATCCTGGTCGGCCGCCGGTACAACGAGGGCATCCACCAGGCCATCGAGGCCAAGGAGGGCGTGGAGGTCAAGGCCGAGAACCAGACCCTCGCCACGGTCACCCTGCAGAACTACTTCCGCCTCTACAAGAAGCTGTCCGGCATGACCGGTACCGCCGAGACCGAGGCCGCCGAGTTCATGAGCACGTACAAGCTCGGCGTCGTCCCGATCCCGACGAACAAGCCGATGCAGCGCAAGGACCAGCCCGACCTCGTCTACAAGAACGAGGAGGCGAAGTTCGCGCAGGTCGTCGAAGACATCGCCGAGCGCCACGAGAAGGGCCAGCCCGTCCTCGTCGGCACCACGAGCGTCGAGAAGAGCGAGTACCTCTCCCGACTGCTGGCGAAGAAGGGCGTCCGCCACGAGGTCCTGAACGCCAAGAACCACGCGCGCGAGGCGGCGATCGTCGCCCAGGCGGGCCGGCTCGGCGCGGTCACGGTCGCGACCAACATGGCCGGTCGTGGTACCGACATCATGCTCGGCGGCAACGCCGAGTTCATCGCCGTCGCCGAGATGAACGCGCGCGGGCTCTCCCCGGTCGAGACGCCGGAGGAGTACGAGGCGCAGTGGGACGAGGTGTTCGACGCGGTCAAGGCCGAGGTCGCGACGGAGGCCGAGAAGGTCATCGAGGCCGGCGGCCTCTACGTCCTGGGCACCGAGCGTCACGAGTCGCGCCGTATCGACAACCAGCTCCGAGGCCGCTCCGGCCGTCAGGGCGACCCGGGCGAGAGCCGCTTCTACCTGTCGCTCACCGACGACCTGATGCGCCTGTTCAACGCCGGCGCCGCCGAGAGCCTCATGGGCCGCACCAGCGTGCCGGACGACATGGCCATCGAGTCGAAGGTCGTCAGCCGCGCGATCCGCAGCGCCCAGTCGCAGGTGGAGGCGCGCAACGCCGAGATCCGCAAGAACGTCCTCAAGTACGACGACGTCCTCAACCGGCAGCGCGAGGCGATCTACAGCGACCGCCGTCACATCCTCGAGGGCGACGACCTGCACGAGCGCGTGCAGACCTTCCTCACCAACGTCATCGACGACATCCTCGACCAGCACACCGGCGAAGGCAGCGGAGACGACTGGGACTTCGACGCGCTGTGGGCCGAGCTCAAGACGCTCTACCCGGTCGGTGTCACGATCGACGAGGTCATCGCCGAGGCCGGCAACAAGGGCCGCATCAACCGCGACTTCATGCGCCGAGAGATCCTCTCCGACGCGAAGCTGGCCTATCAGCGCCGTGAGGAGTCGCTGGGTGCGCCCGCGATGCGCGAGCTGGAGCGCCGCGTGGTGCTGTCGGTCATCGACCGCCGCTGGCGCGACCACCTCTACGAGATGGACTACCTCAAGGACGGCATCGGCCTGCGCGCCATGGCGCAGCGCGACCCGCTGGTCGAGTACCAGCGCGAGGGCTACGCGATGTTCCAGCAGATGATGGGCGCGATCCGCGAGGAGACCGTCGGCTTCCTGTTCAACCTGGAGGTCGAGGTCAACCAGGCGCCCGGCGAGGTCGAGTCCCCGGCGGTCGCCGCCAAGGGCCTGTCCCGCGGAGAGTCGGCGGAGGCCCGCCTCAGCTACTCGGCGCCCGGCGAGGGCGGCGGCGTGGAGGTGCGCAACCAGCGCGGCCAGATCGAGCAGGCCGCCACCGCCCGTGCTCAGCGCGCCCAGCGCCAGGCCGCCCAGGCCCCGGCCGAGCCGCCCGCGCAGGCGGCCACGCAGCGCGGCGCCTTCGGCCAGCGCGTCCCCGCCGCAGGCACGGAGGCGGAGGCCGAGGCCCCCGCCAACCGCGCCGAGCGCCGCGCCCAGGCCAAGAAGCGCTGA
- a CDS encoding Rv3235 family protein has product MPATALQNTLVDDAAAEEPMVVEDAPTPAREAAPTAADAARIAADKAVVASSGRSHRAPHLRAVEPLREPSDRDRAIAAHPSSRRSWDSDARPMLRAVEDMAGSALTQAAEPHTQAEAPGTEPGSPTAIAPVPEVAPVERAGRMDDPEQLCAALALCVVEIIAGARPLDQVAYWVTDAVYVHLLRRTVIAARARAVAAEEPMRPRVRIGAPHLFEPREGVVEAVVMVHQTPRSRAMTIRLERHRSRWRATALSML; this is encoded by the coding sequence ATGCCCGCCACAGCACTGCAGAACACCCTCGTCGACGACGCCGCCGCTGAGGAGCCGATGGTCGTCGAGGACGCGCCGACGCCCGCCCGGGAGGCGGCGCCGACCGCGGCCGACGCGGCGCGGATCGCCGCAGACAAGGCCGTCGTAGCGTCGTCGGGCCGCTCGCATCGCGCGCCGCACCTCCGTGCGGTGGAGCCGCTGCGGGAGCCGTCGGACCGGGACCGCGCGATCGCCGCGCACCCCTCCAGCCGCCGCTCCTGGGACTCGGACGCACGCCCGATGCTCCGAGCCGTCGAAGACATGGCGGGCAGCGCACTCACGCAAGCCGCAGAGCCTCACACGCAAGCGGAGGCGCCCGGTACGGAGCCGGGCTCCCCCACCGCGATCGCTCCGGTTCCCGAGGTCGCCCCGGTCGAGCGCGCGGGACGCATGGACGACCCCGAGCAGCTCTGCGCCGCCCTCGCGCTCTGCGTCGTCGAGATCATCGCGGGGGCCCGGCCGCTCGATCAGGTCGCGTACTGGGTCACCGACGCGGTCTACGTGCACCTCCTCCGCCGCACCGTGATCGCCGCCCGGGCTCGCGCCGTCGCCGCCGAGGAGCCGATGCGTCCGCGGGTGCGGATCGGCGCACCGCACCTCTTCGAGCCGCGGGAGGGCGTCGTGGAGGCGGTGGTCATGGTCCACCAGACCCCTCGCTCCCGCGCGATGACGATCCGGTTGGAGCGCCACCGCTCGCGCTGGCGCGCGACGGCGCTGTCGATGCTGTGA